The following is a genomic window from Syntrophorhabdaceae bacterium.
TCGATACCTACGACATTCCTCGCTTCTCGTGGCTGCCGCGGATCGAGACGATACTCGTTGACAATCCTACGCACCCCGCTGAGGGTGGAGGCGAACCGCCTATCACCTGCGTGGGGGCGGTGATTGCCAATGCGATATTCGACGCGGCGGGGGCGAGGCTCCATCAAATGCCCATGACGCCCGCCCGTGTAAAGGAGGCCATGGGTTCGATAAAGAAATGAAAGGCCGGCGCTTTTCGGGGGAACCTTCTCTCGATTGAGGGTAAAGCCGAGTCGTTCCTCGATCTATGCGGCGAGCGGCCCTTGTTGTAGGACCATGCCCCTGGGGCTTATAACGACTACCTTTGTCGGAATCTTCTTGCCCGCGAGTTCCATGGCTTTCTGCACGATAAGCGGCATTTTGGAACAACACGGTACTTCCATGATAATAATGGTAATGCTTTTGATATGGGCTATGCCGAAAATATCCACGAACTTTTCAATATATTCCTCGGTATCATCAAATTTCGGGCAACCCATCATCACGACCTTTCCTTTCAGGAAATCGGCGTGAAAGTCGGGATAGGCTAAAGGCGTGCAATCGGAAGCCACGAGCAGGTCCGCATTCTTGAGAAAGGGCGCCGTGGGCGGTATAAGCTTGATCTGAACGGGCCAGTGGGTCAGGCTGGATTGCTGACGCTCCCTCGCCTTGCTACC
Proteins encoded in this region:
- a CDS encoding 4Fe-4S binding protein translates to MKTLRDIVSIDREKCNGCGECVKACAEGAIELADGKARLIAENYCDGLAACLGECPQGAISIVKREAQAFDLEAVEGHLANKRRTEPEILNTNSNSQVVLPCGCPSTQVKMFEKPDAKDPSLEISQGKTGSKARERQQSSLTHWPVQIKLIPPTAPFLKNADLLVASDCTPLAYPDFHADFLKGKVVMMGCPKFDDTEEYIEKFVDIFGIAHIKSITIIIMEVPCCSKMPLIVQKAMELAGKKIPTKVVVISPRGMVLQQGPLAA